From the genome of Ictalurus furcatus strain D&B chromosome 4, Billie_1.0, whole genome shotgun sequence, one region includes:
- the LOC128607147 gene encoding WASP homolog-associated protein with actin, membranes and microtubules, with product MQTDASPAHSGGNSTYSHLQQQLLQLDRKRAMTSSRRATLRNRKERCVEAHELQQRAAQQRITQHQQHHAVHQKREKKREEEEKRKEWVQMERERTLSRLRSFRERGQGQFMVKTQCSSKPRPPDLASNDSDQPMSITLTTPSQTGSHAPTLRGRGRGQKQRDIPVHILLPPCAGGVGQEQTLTPPLHPPPPPPPPPLHLPPPPPPPPPPAVAPPLLSAPPLPLKDKELSGIPTAGSMDDVLASLQRGRVHLRKVTPNPQSVSKEAGNFRDSLLSAIRQGVTLKKTPPLAGPTRSHDSELELSIKAAMMRMKNVSNESDDEERPHTPLEEWDS from the exons ATGCAGACAGATGCTAGCCCCGCCCACTCAGGTGGTAACTCCACCTACTCTCATCTACAGCAACAGCTACTGCAACTGGACAGGAAGAGAGCAATGACATCATCACGCAGAGCTACACTGCGCAACCGGaag gagaggtGTGTAGAAGCACATGAGCTCCAGCAGAGGGCAGCGCAGCAGAGAATCACtcaacaccaacaacaccacGCTGTGCACCAG aagcgagagaagaagagggaggaggaggagaagaggaaggagTGGGtgcagatggagagagagagaacactcaGCCGACTCCGTTCCTTCAGAGAG agaGGTCAGGGTCAGTTCATGGTGAAAACCCAGTGCTCCAGCAAGCCCCGCCCTCCTGACCTTGCCAGCAATGACTCTGACCAACCTATGTCAATCACACTGACTACACCTAGCCAAACGGGTAGCCACGCCCCCACGCTCAGAGGGAGGGGGCGGGGCCAGAAGCAGAGGGATATCCCAGTGCACATTCTTTTACCCCCATGTGCAGGAGGGGTGGGGCAAGAGCAGACGTTAACTCCTCCCCTTCACccacctcctccccctcctcctcctccccttcacctgcctcctccccctcctccacctccGCCCCCTGCAGTAGCACCACCCCTTCTATCAGCCCCGCCTCTTCCACTCAAGGACAAAGAACTGTCTGGAATTCCTACCGCAG GATCGATGGACGACGTTCTGGCGTCGCTGCAGAGGGGGCGTGTTCACCTGCGTAAGGTCACGCCCAATCCTCAAAGCGTTTCCAAGGAGGCCGGAAACTTTAGAGACAGTTTGCTATCAGCTATCCGTCAGGGCGTGACCTTAAAGAAAACCCCGCCCCTTGCAGGCCCCACCCGCTCTCATGACTCTGAGCTGGAGCTAAGCATCAAGGCGGccatgatgaggatgaagaacGTCTCTAACGAGTCTGACGACGAAGAACGTCCACACACACCGCTGGAAGAGTGGGACAGCTag
- the homer2 gene encoding homer protein homolog 2 isoform X2, which produces MEQPIFTTRAHVFQIDPSTKKNWVPASKQAVTVSYFYDSTRNSYRIISVDGSKVIINSTITPNMTFTRTSQKFGQWADSRANTVFGLGFASEQQLSKFAEKFQEVKEAAKMAREKSQEKSDTTSIHSQESGRETPLSNQASSMNGTDDDKISHTPDNPVLMSENNRLKTAVEQSTNQYEAELQALKENNAQLKEALQEANRSVEKWKTHTSACQEENTILKNKIADLEVMCKDVNQEKERNAQLNVRVQKLENEVKDKEQELENLRKQAEIIPQLMSECDNLNAKLQAAELANQDARGRVSALQSEVSEGQQRHGAMKNELKKFMELLEGKIDELHEVRQGLSHLGMDN; this is translated from the exons GGAGCAGCCGATCTTCACCACTCGAGCTCATGTCTTCCAGATCGATCCCAGCACCAAGAAGAACTGGGTTCCTGCCAGTAAACAAGCCGTCACCGTGTCCTACTTTTATGACAGCACTCGCAACAGCTATCGCATCATCAGCGTGGATGGGTCAAAG gtgatcatTAACAGCACCATCACCCCTAACATGACCTTCACGAGGACGTCACAGAAGTTTGGGCAGTGGGCCGACAGCCGCGCAAACACCGTGTTCGGCCTCGGGTTCGCCTCTGAACAGCAGCTGTCCAAG tttgctgaaaagttccaggaAGTGAAGGAGGCGGCTAAAATGGCAAGAGAGAAATCACAGGAGAAATCAGATACAACCAGCATCCACTCACAG GAATCGGGCCGCGAGACTCCGTTATCCAATCAGGCGTCGAGTATGAACGGCACGGACGATgataaaatctcacacacacctgataacCCCGTGCTGATGAGCGAGAACAACCGACTGAAGACTGCTGTGGAgcagag tactaACCAGTACGAAGCGGAGCTGCAGGCCCTGAAGGAGAATAACGCTCAGCTGAAGGAGGCGCTGCAGGAGGCAAATAGAAGTGTGGAgaaatggaaaacacacaccagcGCATGCCAGGAGGAGAACACCATACTCAAGAAcaag attgcAGACCTGGAGGTGATGTGTAAGGATGTGAatcaggagaaagagagaaacgcACAGCTGAATGTCCGAGTGCAGAAACTTGAGAACGAAGTAAAGGACAAAGAgcag gagctGGAGAATCTGAGGAAGCAGGCTGAGATAATTCCACAGCTCATGTCCGAGTGTGACAACCTCAACGCCAagctacag GCGGCGGAGCTGGCCAATCAGGATGCTCGTGGGCGTGTGTCAGCGCTGCAGAGTGAGGTGAGTGAAGGACAGCAAAGACACGGAGCCATGAAGAACGAGCTGAAGAAGTTCATGGAGCTTCTGGAGGGCAAAATAGATGAACTGCATGAAGTCCGCCAGGGACTGTCTCACCTGGGCATGGACaactaa
- the homer2 gene encoding homer protein homolog 2 isoform X1, which translates to MGEQPIFTTRAHVFQIDPSTKKNWVPASKQAVTVSYFYDSTRNSYRIISVDGSKVIINSTITPNMTFTRTSQKFGQWADSRANTVFGLGFASEQQLSKFAEKFQEVKEAAKMAREKSQEKSDTTSIHSQESGRETPLSNQASSMNGTDDDKISHTPDNPVLMSENNRLKTAVEQSTNQYEAELQALKENNAQLKEALQEANRSVEKWKTHTSACQEENTILKNKIADLEVMCKDVNQEKERNAQLNVRVQKLENEVKDKEQELENLRKQAEIIPQLMSECDNLNAKLQAAELANQDARGRVSALQSEVSEGQQRHGAMKNELKKFMELLEGKIDELHEVRQGLSHLGMDN; encoded by the exons GGAGCAGCCGATCTTCACCACTCGAGCTCATGTCTTCCAGATCGATCCCAGCACCAAGAAGAACTGGGTTCCTGCCAGTAAACAAGCCGTCACCGTGTCCTACTTTTATGACAGCACTCGCAACAGCTATCGCATCATCAGCGTGGATGGGTCAAAG gtgatcatTAACAGCACCATCACCCCTAACATGACCTTCACGAGGACGTCACAGAAGTTTGGGCAGTGGGCCGACAGCCGCGCAAACACCGTGTTCGGCCTCGGGTTCGCCTCTGAACAGCAGCTGTCCAAG tttgctgaaaagttccaggaAGTGAAGGAGGCGGCTAAAATGGCAAGAGAGAAATCACAGGAGAAATCAGATACAACCAGCATCCACTCACAG GAATCGGGCCGCGAGACTCCGTTATCCAATCAGGCGTCGAGTATGAACGGCACGGACGATgataaaatctcacacacacctgataacCCCGTGCTGATGAGCGAGAACAACCGACTGAAGACTGCTGTGGAgcagag tactaACCAGTACGAAGCGGAGCTGCAGGCCCTGAAGGAGAATAACGCTCAGCTGAAGGAGGCGCTGCAGGAGGCAAATAGAAGTGTGGAgaaatggaaaacacacaccagcGCATGCCAGGAGGAGAACACCATACTCAAGAAcaag attgcAGACCTGGAGGTGATGTGTAAGGATGTGAatcaggagaaagagagaaacgcACAGCTGAATGTCCGAGTGCAGAAACTTGAGAACGAAGTAAAGGACAAAGAgcag gagctGGAGAATCTGAGGAAGCAGGCTGAGATAATTCCACAGCTCATGTCCGAGTGTGACAACCTCAACGCCAagctacag GCGGCGGAGCTGGCCAATCAGGATGCTCGTGGGCGTGTGTCAGCGCTGCAGAGTGAGGTGAGTGAAGGACAGCAAAGACACGGAGCCATGAAGAACGAGCTGAAGAAGTTCATGGAGCTTCTGGAGGGCAAAATAGATGAACTGCATGAAGTCCGCCAGGGACTGTCTCACCTGGGCATGGACaactaa